Sequence from the Ornithinimicrobium humiphilum genome:
CCGCGCCGGCGAGCACGACCATCGGGCCGCTCGGGTGCGCGGCGACCTCGCGCTGCTCGGGGTCCAGGCCCTCGAGGACCGCGTCGGGGTCGGCGGGGCCGGGGACCGCGCTCACCGGATCCCCTGCGGGGACGGCTCGGGCAACGGCCCGCCGAACCACTCCTCGATAAGGACCCTGGCGATGGACACCCGGCTCGGCAGGGTCCGGGCACCGGCGCGCACCAGGTCGGCGAGCTCCCCGCGGGCGTACCAGGCGGCCGAGCGGATCTCGGTGGGGTCGGGAACCAGGTCGGTCGTCAGGGCCCGAGCCCGGAAGGCGAGCATCAGGGACGCGGGGAAGGGCCAGGGCTGGTCGCCCCGGAAGACCAGGTCCGCCACGTCCAGACCCACCTCCTCGTGCACCTCGCGCACGACGGCCGCCTCCATGGACTCCCCCGCCTCGACGAAGCCCGCGAGCACCGAGATCCGGCCCTCGGGCCAACTGGCACCGGTGGCCAGCAGCAGCCGGTCGTCGTCGTCGACCACGGCGACGATGATCGCCGGGTCCGTGCGCGGGTGGTGCTCGGACCCGTCGGCCGGGCAGCGGCGGACCCAACCGCCCTGCACCACCTCGGTCACCGTGCCGCACCGCGGGCAGTGCCGGTGGGTGCGGTGCCAGCCGTGGAGGGCGGTCGCCGTCGTCAGCAGGCCGGCCTCGGTGTCGTC
This genomic interval carries:
- the nudC gene encoding NAD(+) diphosphatase, with amino-acid sequence MSRADETLLDLALSRATVDRSARERADDATVARALADPTTRVLVVRDGRTRLLGGDRAALDLRPPCPGDADRTPWFLGRHDDVAYLAVDETEASDGSSTGGPRDGSVGWVSLREVGADLDDTEAGLLTTATALHGWHRTHRHCPRCGTVTEVVQGGWVRRCPADGSEHHPRTDPAIIVAVVDDDDRLLLATGASWPEGRISVLAGFVEAGESMEAAVVREVHEEVGLDVADLVFRGDQPWPFPASLMLAFRARALTTDLVPDPTEIRSAAWYARGELADLVRAGARTLPSRVSIARVLIEEWFGGPLPEPSPQGIR